CCTGGAACGGATGCCGGCACAGTACCTTCTGTCCCACCGCTGGCGGCGGCTCCGATACCTTCTGCAGCAGATCGATGAGCGCGTGACCATCGGCGCTATACAGCCGATAGGCATTCTTGTTGCCCGGCATCGTCACCTTCTCCACGTCCTGGCTCAGTTTGATACGCGGCTGGCCGTTGATCTCAACGAGCTTGTACACACAACCCAGCGCCGGCTGTCGTTGGCAGGTAACTGCAAAATACACAATATTTACAACACATTCAAGATTTCAAATGTACATAAGTACAGCAAACTCACCCAAATGCGTGCCAATGCCAAAGCAATCGATCTTGTGCCCCTGTTCGTTGAGACTCAGAATGGTGTCCTCATTGATGTCGTTGGACGCCACAATGGTCAGCTTGTTGAACCACGGCACCTTGAATCGCTCCGCCACCTTCTCGAACGTTTCGCGTGCCAGGCAGGAAAGATAGGCCAGATCCCCGGAGTCGATTCGAATTCCAAGCGCATGGTAGCCCAGATCGTTGAGGGCCAAGGCCACAGCGCTGAAATTCAGCAAGCCACTCCTGTGGAGAAGAAATCACAAGCATGTGTTTAGAAGTCGCATCTATGGATTCCAACAAGTGCTgcttggtttttggttttcaattCAACGTTAAACTCATTTTACTCATTTTGctatacaatattttaaatttggtttttggtcACTAGTTTGAAAGCGAGAATTACGCAAATTCAAATGTTTCGAAAGTGAGGTGGAGCTATAAAACGTGTTTCAGAACTCAAATTGGTTCTCTTCGATTTGCAGGTGCGGCTCTTTGTGTTCGAAATTTGAAGCCTGGGAAAATGCCATAATTTTCTCATAAGGGGagcagcagcacaaaaaaGTCGAAGTtattcggttttgtttttcaagcCATGCAGTGTGCTCTCTCGGACGCTTTTCTTAACTATGTACAGGTCATAAAACcaacgaaaaaagaaaaaacatttttgaagttCTCTTTGTTGGtcgtaaataaaatgtttcgaaaaatatatgtatgtaacaaTACAAAACTGGGGCacagaaaacaagaaaatttaagtttaatttccTAAAACCAAAATGTTTTCGAACTGAAGACGAGGACAATAAGAACGGGGTTTAGTCTATGACAGCATTAGGGTGAATCAGTGCGTGATTTCGTAggtttctttttcatttatgtgCTTAAAACAATGCAGAAATAAAGCGAACAAGTTTACTTTTTTACGTTTTGTTCAACAAAACTGTTTAGCTTTGTTAATAAACTATTTGGTTATGATCAAGGTTCAGtagaaaattgttttaattgcacTTCTCTTGATTGTTTTATGCACCTGGTTATGTGTTTGTGAGCTTAAGGATCGTATATCATTATGCATGAACTTTGGTTTCGTTTGTcgtattttttgcttttgagTAGGTGAATTGTATGCCATATGATATTTTCTCATGTTTTTGTTGGTTGAAGACGTGTGTTTTACATACCTCTGCCAAAATAGTGCCGGAAGTCATTTGTTTACTATGTTAGGTTCGTAAATTCTTTTCATTTGCTTTCGATATTTTATGGttttctgattctgattcggtTTCGATTATGTTTTCGATTTCTATTTGTTTCACATTCACATTTAGGacgagaaaaaataaaaagcataataaacaaaagtcagttagaaaaaataatatgaaacGGAAAAATGTATAATGATAATTGAGCGTGTGTTAGTAGAAGAAAGTGATACGAAAAATTACACTGTAGAAAATTGGGCGGGCAACAGGGAGAAAGCAAAGcgataaattaaataaataaaataaaatgactTCACCTGTTCTGGTTGATTTTCATTGTTCGAATCTATTGCCCGGATTAGTTCCCACTCTCGAGGATCTTTGACCAATTTCGTGACACCAAAGCAGAGGACATATACATggacatatattatatatatattagctTAGATATATAAAcgcatatatgcatatgtatatgaggtttgaaattttgaattttgtatCGAAATTCTAGTTGAATATTTCTCCACGTCGTCATGCAAGGCTTATATTAGTAAAAATCATAGTTCAATAGTAGAGCTAACAAAATGATCCAGGATAGTAACTTCTAAATTAGATTTTTGTTAGTTACATTTGAAATAATGAGCGTAAAGtcttaaacaaaaaagcagaAGAAAATGCTGTTAAAAATGCAGATGTGATTTATGATTAGGATTAGGTTAGAAGGAAATGACAATGGAAAGATAGATTAAGTAAATGCTTTTAAATTCGCCTATTTaatcatttgatttttctATTACTGATTGGTCTGCTTTCGATAACGACATTTACCTGAATGACTTCTCGACATATTTTGGTAGGTATGCCGTCCCATTGGACACTGTGGTTGTTGTCTTTAAGgttcctgttgctgttgcagttgttttCGTAGTTGTTGTGCTGGTACTAGTATCTtgtatatctgtatcttttgGCGTTCTACTGCCATTATTCTGAGCAGAGCCATTCTGATGACCATTGGTGGTCTTGTGGCCGTTTACGTGGCCAACGCCCTGACCATTTTGATGGCCATTGGTCGAGGGACttgcctttggctttggcgGACTGTTCTCAGACTTGATATCATTGATATGCTTTGGTTCTGTGTTGGCTTGTTCTGTTTCTCGGCTGTTGGATAATACTTTTGATTATTACTCAAACGAAAGAACGAAATGAAAAGCTCAAGAAATGATTGGGATGAGGCagggaaaattaaaaactctTCATTGGCGGAGCCTTGTtagctatgtatgtatgtaatagTTACTctggtttttgggtttttgtaaCTGGCTGGTGCACGTCTCGAGAGTCTCAAATACAATACGAAATATAACAAAGAAATCCATACTCAAAATAAACGAGGGCAAGAAGAGGGTTACCGGGATAGTTATGGGATAATATCACAAACGTAGGAATAAACCGAAAACTAAAACCGTTCCGAGAGAATCTGCCTAAAAGCGAAATACCTCTTAACATCGTACGTATCGACAAGTGCCATGAATCCATCAGGGAATGCGATGGCATAGGAGACCATCGCAGCCAGTTCCCCCTCACTAGATTCCTCCGTAGAAACGTCAAGGAGATGCGACAGCAATGCCCGGTGCCTGACAGCATGCTCCAGCAAATCTTCCAGGATGCCTAGGAAATGGAGTTTATCATTATGGTTTCTTAATGCTTAGTACAGCATTTACTCACCTGTCTGCTTGTGCTTAATTAGACGGGTCTTCAGCTCTCCAATACTACTGAAACTAGTGATATAGGCATGGGCATGCGTTCCCTTTACGGGTATGTTGAACAATTTTCCAGCCAGCACATTGGAGGTGCCATCAAAACCGCCTGGTAAAAGAATAAGGAATGATCGTATAATTTAGTTTATACATTTACACAAGGATACAAAGCCTCCAAACTTTTAAATACTCGCTTAATGGTTTCGTTACATTATTTTCCTCCATTAAGAGCGAAAATTCCGGCtataaacatttcaatttcccTTCACtttatcacaaaaaaaaaaccttgaCGGGAACCTTGACGCCACGCGATTTTGGGGTGATACTATATAgatgatatatgtatagtcCAAGCACAATGTGGAACGCATTAAAAACTTGGAGCGTTGCTTACCAAAcaaacgaaaccgaaaaagTTACGATGTGTGAGCGCCAATCGAGAGGCTccggagcaggagcagggtTTGCCATGTTCGAATCCGGATTCGATGGGTGCCTGGCACCGATATACTCCATATACATGGACACCCCACGTAGGCGTTGCGTGTGCCACCCACTTTGGGCATTTTACTGCCGCCCGGGCGCATTTAGTTTAACACATAAACTAGAGTTCTTGAACTTTGTCGCGAGAGGAGCAGGTGGAGACGAGCCGGAAGCCTTGATGAAGGCGGAGAATTACTCATAGTTCGGAGGGAGGGCCTTGAGAAATGGCAAAATCGGAAATCAGAGTCAGCGAAGCCTCAGCTCCTGACAGTGACACGTGCTTTGCATGCATGCACATCATAAAAGTCGGCCAGAGGCAATATGAAAAGCACCGACTTCCTGCAGGCCCTTTGAAAGGATCAATGCCTCAGATATGCTGTCCTATGGACTACTTAAATGCCCTGTAAACTTATTATGGATAATTACTTAAGCGCTGACAAACAAAATGTTCGTTTAGGCTCGTATTTGTGATTAAAAGTATATAGTTCATATATAACATCTAAGAATTTGTAGATCGGAATCACACAATGTAAGCTTTCCAACAGAAGGTGACTGTAAATAAACTCTGTGCCCGAATCCTGATGTTTCCCTTTCCccttattatttttaattgataatgAGCTGTCTGCATGCAATTTGGCAATGCcgaaaaaatattcatatcGCACACGGCTGACCTTTCTTGTCACGATTTTAAAGAACTCCAAGAGACTCGTAGTTTGGGGCCTGCTAGAGTTCATATTTGATGGCGGTGTAGTTACCTGTGTAGGAGTATTTCGATGCGGATAGACCTCCATCTGGTCCCTGGGCACGACGCAGTCCAAATTCCAATAGTTTGACATGTTTACCAGCTACCATGCGATAACGGGCTGCATTGGTGGCCATCAAACTGTTGTGTTGTGTGGCAAGTGGAGGTGGTATTATTAGGAAATTTCCAGATAGTGTATAAGCGATGCCTACCTGGCATAATTTACCAAGGTGAGTAGTGTTGTCTCCAGCAGCTGGACGATGATCAAAGGTCCCTCGATCTTAATGATGGGTACTCTAAAAGTGGACAAATACATTTTACTTATCTGGAGTGTTTAAAGTTTACATAATATCTGGGTAATCCAATTACTTTGCTTTCAGATAAGATAATGAAagataatgaaaataaaatatcttaAGTCTTATCAGTTGCAATAATGAGAACTGTGTTATggacataaaattatattaagaTAAATAATGGCTGACTGTTATGATGTCtgttctaaaaatatttttaacaataaaagatacattttaaaatgaatttgatttaatGTCCATAGTCTATGAGCATTTAAATGTGTGTTAAACTTGAACTTTGTCTATACCAATAATAGATGATAGCTAAACTTATATCTGCTGGAATTTCCTAAACTTATATCACACTAAGAAGCCTATCATCATGCGTATATATAGACAGGTACTAATTTGATGGATCCCATGCGAACACACCGTGGAAATGCTACTGTGCCCTCATCAATGGCATACAAGGTGACATCCCGCGCCGTCAGATTGCCGAGGTACTCAAAAAACTCGTGCTCAATGCCCTCGGGCAGTGTTTGCTTCAGGTATTCGATATCTGAAAGGGTTCAAAAAGAGTTGATTAGCTTATTagaatgaaaatattatgcTGTCTATGACACTCACCGCTCTGGGAATAGTGAAAGCTATCCAGGAATTTGAGGCACTCCTCGAGTCCGGCGAAAATGGTGAATTCCCCATGGAATGGATTGTTGCGAAAGAACAGATCGAATACCGCCGTATCATCGGTTTTATCGGATTTCCAATAGGCATAGGCCATGGTTATTTGGTACAAATCTGAAAAAAAAGGATTcattattagtttttaacAATACTGCGGGTTTAACTTAGGTAGGTTCCTCTGTACTAAGTAGCAAAGTGTTCAGAGTGTTATGCAGATAAGATAGCATGGAGCGTCAATTGCTGGTGGTGCAAATTAACGCCACCCAAATAAATGGACAAAAGCccgaaaatgaaatgcaaattctTATCTAAGTGCAAAGACCTAATAAGATCGGttcgcttttatttatttgcgctCGTGTCTGCATTGCCTAAAAATATATgctgtatgtatgtacctaTACCAAGTGCAATACTCGTAAAAAGCCGGCCAAAGCAGCGCATAGCGCGCCAAAATGTCTGTGCCCAAATGTCAGTCGGCTTTAAAGATTAGAAAttctatatatacatttatatttcaactatatatattccaattattttgaacaaacaaaaaatggagAAATTAAAAGGTACAACAGTATATAATCTTATGTTTGTCATATCTTGGTACCCATCATCACTACAAGCTTTTTACCACTATCAAGAGCGCCATCTGTTGGCGACATTTGGCTACCTACTTACCAGTGAGCAGCGGCTGGACAACGCCATTCTGATTCATCCGCCCGCGATCCATAAACTGTCCGCCCGCACAGCCCAATTCACGGTCGTTCATTTTGTGGCCGATCTGTGGAATCTCAGGCTATATCAGCTATATCTGCTATATATCGATGTAAACGTCTGGTGGTCCGTAGTTCTATTTGGTTCGTTCACACGCGACTCGTTTTGCGGGCAATTAATGTGccaaatcaacaaaataattagtttCTCTGGTCGCCTGGCTTATTTTTACTCGAATGAATGCCGTTGAactttgtgtgtttgtttatcTGTAAGAGTCATCGAAATTGTTTTGCAATTGTCGCTGGAGGAGGATTGTAAATTGTTTAGCCAAAATGACGTAAGAAAAGCAAGCTCATTGTAAATAGTTCTCTACAAATAATGCAATTGAATCAATTATGAACTATTCAACTTATTATGAAGGCAGTGCGTTACCCATTAATTGGACTTGGAAATTTAAACTTATACTTGATTAGACgttttttttaagttaagtaaacaacataaaaacaattttttttttttttttttaaattttaaaacaaggGCTTAATCTCagttgattatttattttttcattattacTTTATAGAGCTTTTTTGTGTTCAAAACATAAGGGCAATCATTTCACCATACCCGTGTAACGAAACTAATACGCAAATTAGCGAAGGTTTAGAAATGCTAATGAAAAACGAGCTAATTAGCATACGAAAATCAAACCAGATTTTTGTCTATAGCTACGTTATCAATTCAAATGGCACGATTCGAGGCTTTTTGATAACGCGAACGGTAATACTTTTTCACTCGAGCAAGGATCTCTGGTTTTTCGCGCGTCCAACTTTTCCGCTCGACTTTTGAAGTTGAATTGAAttcgaaaatcaaaagcaaacGGGTTAAATGAAAGAGAGCgccaagagagagagagagagagagagaaaacgagagagcgagagcgaaatgcagttttttgtttgctgggagaatttgttgatttttgtttttgtgttgccATTGGCAGCCGGTTGTTGGCTTTATTTtgacttttattttgttagctCTTTATTCGATTCAGTTGTTGTTTCTTTCAGATTATTGGCGCAAAAAAAACAATGTTAGATTACACACAACGTGTTGCTGCATGTTGAAGGTTGCGTGAAGGTCGCGCAACACAGGCGCCCCccacgcacacccacacacacacacacacaaatgagGGTAAATCGAGAGGGACGGCCGTTACTGCCACTCCCCTCAAAAAGGGGCGTCATGGGCGTGGGCGTGAGGGTTCTGTATgcactttcacttttttttgaGCACACTTCAATTAAACTTTTTATATAGGCGGTTGGTTCTTCTACGCACCAATACTATTTCATTTCGAGGGTGAGCATTGGGTTTATCATAAAACTTTCTTTTATCAGCGGCTTATCAGCTTGTTTACCACATTTATTTACGTTTTTTGATCCGTTTCCGTCTgctaaatacaataaaaagtcaaatattttaatttcattcacCGAACGCTCGCGCACGCTCTTCTTCTTCACTGGCGAACAGCTGATTCCGCTGTTATGGGTTGGCCGAAGCTGCTAAGTTGGCGCTTTTATCGCCATATTTAGCTTTTTAAGCTTATACTTTGAAAATAAGGATTTATGTGCGGTTGCTGTGTCGGAAACATTGATAAACTGCCCAACATAATATTCTTACTAcgaatatttcatatatatagtaaattTTATAAGTTCTTTTTCTTAACAATTTAAAACTTCAATTGTCGTTCTAGGTCTTTGTCTATATAATGTCTGGTAACACTGAAAATAGCACAGTAATTTGGCGCcaaagaaaaattttaaaataaaagttgtaataaaaaatcaaaatgcaagTTTATATATGATGGttaatatgtatttaataacatttcaCTACgaattacatacatatacaagGTGTTTGAGTTTATATCTAGAGGAATGCGAAGTATCTCTGACATTAATTATCTATAAGTACGACTAAGGCAGTTAGGGAATGTTGGCGAGATTGTCAATAAATTAGAGCAATGTTAGAATGTACTTAAATGGCGACACAAATCAATACACACTGGTGCTGAAACTATCTTAATATAGCACTCGGAAAACATATACACAAGTACAGAAATCGAAATAATCAGCAATTGAAATTAACTGGGTGTGTTAATAATGTACGGAAGTACATATCAGtcgttattgtttttttttttactttcgaACCCTTAACAGAAAGTGCACTTTAGGATGGTTGACCTTGATACAAGGCGTTCTCATAAGATTAGTTGCTTATTTTCCGACATATGCACGATTCTACACTTTGTTTAACTTACTACCTATCCTCGTTACGTTTTCGTTGTAcattgcaaaataaaatggcaTTACTTAGGATCTACTATGAAATGATATAGCTTTAcacaaaatttacaaatacatTTACGTACTATCGAGAATTTCTCTCTTTGTTTTTGACCACACGAAATCTCGGAAAAGTCATTGAATAGTTTCAAGTTTTTTTGTTATGTGCTTGCAGTGAATTGGGGCTCAGACTTTAGGAACACTTTAACTTTCGTTGAAGAGCATACACAACATATATTACACGTACTCCTCTGGAGCCGCCGGTCCATTCGATGATGGCATTCGTAGCGTGGACACCACTTGggtttgctgctgctgttgctgcgacGGTCCATTTGTGTCCGGCAGCTCGGCAATGTCCTTGAAGACGCCCATCAGATTTTCGTAGCTAGGTCCCCAATTGAGCAGATACTCCCAGCCGAGGGTGGTGGCCGATGGGGATGCGGCTCCATTGGCCTTGCGGTAGATACCGCTCAGGTGATTGGCTATATCATCGTCGCTGGCCACGAGCGTGCTGAGCGATCCGCGAAATGATGACTCGAATCCATCGTAGGCGTGCGGCGGAATGGGCGGTGTCTTGACCACAGTTGTCGGTGGATTTCTGCTCGTCTCACCACCGCTTAGTGCTCTGGACACGGGACTGCGTCCATCGAGGAGACTCTTGCTGGTGGAATACTTGCCGTCGCCACTGAGACTGTTATTGTCGTACTCGATCTCCGAGCACGTGAAGCTGTCGTTGCCGCTTTCGTCCGTGGAAGTCGAACTATGGGCATCCACATCTCCACCCAGCGACATATGCAGAGCGCTGCTCGACACTCGAGGCGCCTCACTGCTGGAGGAGACGGCATCCAGGGTGGAGATTAGGCTACAAGTTCGTGGTCTGCCATTCAATCTCTCAATCTCCTCGGCGGTCAAGCCCATGGAAGTttgctgcgcctgctgctgtgGCACTCCGGGCTTTTGCCTGCTGGCACTGGAACTTTGGCCGGACAGCTGCGACATAACCGGGCTGTTCAGACTGCGTTCGCTGTTGCTGTGAACGTCCTTGCCAACGCCACCGGAACTGGAGGTCGTGGCCAGCAGGGCACTTTGCAGCGGCTTTCCGGAAATGTCGTGCAAAGTGAGAATGCGCGGCTGCTGGGAACTCAACTCCGAGCTGGGCGAGAGTCGGGCCAGTGGAGTGCTCTGATGGGTGCGGGATGCACTGgtgggcggcggtggcggttGGCCACCTTGGTTCCGGGTCACAAAGGGAGCTGTGTggcggtgctgctgctgctgctgctgagagCCAGAGTTCTGATGCTTGTGATGCGTGTAGGCGGAAACAGGTGGAACACTGGCCTTGTATTTGCGTAGGCCAGCAGCCTCACGATAGCCCTTGTAATGATAGACTATATCAATGTCGGACGGAGCAATGGAGCTGGCGTTCTCGAGGTCGTAGTGTTCCGGGTACTCGGAACCCATGTCCACGGAACTGGCGTGCTCCAGCGGGAGAGGATGAAGCGGCGGAATGGGCAGGTGATGATCCTCCCTTATCAGAGGACTCTCGCGCTCTATGATATCGGGTCGCTGGGgacgttgctgctgctgctgcggctgtgGCATCTCCGCAGTGGGTTCCTTAAACTTCTTGGTCAATAGTTCGGGACCCACCAGGTGATGGCTACCCACTGGCGGTCGCATATGATCTCCAGCTCCAACTGGCGGTGACGGGGCTTCACTGGGATGCAGATTGCGAACCAAGACGTGATCCACCTGACTCTGCGTCACTGGACCACCAGGGTGCTTAATCTTGAAGCCGGGCACACCGCAACTCAAACTACCAATCTTCTCCTGCTTTCCGCGGAATCGATAGATAACATAGGAGCCCAGTATAGCCACCACCAGAATGACGAAGAAGACAATGACCAGGGTGAAGCCAATGCTGAGAGGATCGGCCACCTGGGCGGCATCTTGGCCAATGTCTCCTCTGCAGCCGGACTCAATCTTGCCGTGATAACGAACCTCCGGAAAGATGCTGCCTGATCCGTTTAGCGGCTGCAGTTCGTTGTTCACCGTCACATTGGCCAGGCAACCAACAAATGCTTCGCCACCCACATTCAGAATGGTCAAATAGGGATCGAGGAAGTCGTGCACCCCGGCAATATCCAGCTCATCACCCACTTGCCTTCCATCGACAATGAGTCGCAGACTTCGACTCTCGCTAAACAAGCTCACATTGTGCCACTTGCCATCGTTGAGCGTAGAAGTTTCCTGCACCGTCATATTGATGGTAAGATGCTGTTTGGAGTAGTAAACCAGACGACCCTCGCGCAGGGACAGTGAGGTAAACATTTGATTGGTGGCCGCATAAAGGATCTGACCCTGATCCTTATAGGTGCGGAACAGCATGCTAAGCATCTTTGGAGCCTCGTAGATCTGGGAAGCTGTGCTGAAATTGCTTACGGCTCGACGTTCTCTCATCTGTTGGTTATCCAGCCAGGCACTTTTGCTGTTATACAGATTGTCCAGCAGCTGCATGCGACGATATATTTCCGAAATTCTAAACTCCACAAAGGCACCTTCGCCCAGGGTGATGGGTTCCAAGGAGTCCGAGCAATCGGGCGACTGTAAGTGTCCGCCGCACTGACATAGCGAACTGGACCACCGATCGATGCATTGTCCAGCGAATCCTCCACAGCGTTCGGCGGCCAAAGCTGGTTGACACGCCTGCCGATTGCATCCGGCTAAAATGCCCTTCTGCTGAAGCGGCAAGCTGAGGTTCAGGGCACGTCCTCCGATATGAACACTGTGCAGACAGCCCACCAGATCATCACTGTGCACTTGACCAGGTCGCTCCAAGATAGGATCAGCCGAGGACAAGCCACCGATCATCAGGGGCTGTTTGTTGAAGTTGAGAGTTCTGTGAAAGATATATATTCCAAAATTATGGGTCTAATAGATGTAATAGCTATAATTTAGACTTACCCCACTGGTCCCACTTCGTCCGCATAGCAGCTAGAATCTCCGGGCAGGCATTCCGTACAAACGTCACCGGAATCTGCGCACTTGGCCACGCTGAGTGACATCACACGTCCATTCCGGGTGGCCGTAACCTTGTGCCATCCACCGTCAGCCAGATTTCGTCCAGCAATCACAGTACTGATAGCAGTACGAGCTCCTCCAGATGAGAAATACGCCCTGCCGTGCACCAGTTCGATGGCCAGGAAATCGGATCTGCCGCCACTCTGCATTCCGTAGTTGTACAGCAACAAGGAGTTGGGTTTCGTCGTGGCGAACACAATGGATATATCATTGGTGGTCACATCCAGAGCGGGAAAAGTCATGTAGGACAGCGGTTGGAATCCATAGCTAAAACGCTCGCAATGTCGTCCATATCGTCCCGGCGTGCAGTTGCATTTGTATCCTGGCTTGAGACTAACACACAAGCCACCGTGCAGACAGGGATTGGGTCGGCATGAGTCCGACACGCTCTCGCACTGATTGCCACGGAATCCGGGACGACATAGGCAAAAGTAGGAGGATCCGTCCGGACTGCGTTGGCAACTTCCTCCATTGCGACACGGCTTGCTATAGCACACGTCACTGCGTTCCTTCTCGCAGTGCTTGCCATCCCGATTGGCAGGACACATGCACTGGAAATCGCTACCCAGGCGACGGCATTGGACCTGCGAATGGCAAGGATTGGGCAGGCAAGGATCCTGCCGACGACTGCACTGCTCGCCCGAGAATCCACTGGTGCACTGGCAGCTGTAGTCGTGCACAACCCGAGGACCACTCAGCACCAAGGCCGGACTGTCTTGGATAACAAAGCTATGGGCATCCAGCAGTCGCATGGTGGCACTGCAGACTCCGCCATTTTCACAAACATCCGGTTCACTGCAGGGTTCATAGCCCACAATCACCTCCTTTTGCAGGAGTTCCGAAAACGCTGAACGCTTCT
The sequence above is a segment of the Drosophila melanogaster chromosome 2L genome. Coding sequences within it:
- the Naprt gene encoding nicotinate phosphoribosyltransferase, isoform G encodes the protein MNDRELGCAGGQFMDRGRMNQNGVVQPLLTDLYQITMAYAYWKSDKTDDTAVFDLFFRNNPFHGEFTIFAGLEECLKFLDSFHYSQSDIEYLKQTLPEGIEHEFFEYLGNLTARDVTLYAIDEGTVAFPRVPIIKIEGPLIIVQLLETTLLTLVNYASLMATNAARYRMVAGKHVKLLEFGLRRAQGPDGGLSASKYSYTGGFDGTSNVLAGKLFNIPVKGTHAHAYITSFSSIGELKTRLIKHKQTGILEDLLEHAVRHRALLSHLLDVSTEESSEGELAAMVSYAIAFPDGFMALVDTSGLLNFSAVALALNDLGYHALGIRIDSGDLAYLSCLARETFEKVAERFKVPWFNKLTIVASNDINEDTILSLNEQGHKIDCFGIGTHLVTCQRQPALGCVYKLVEINGQPRIKLSQDVEKVTMPGNKNAYRLYSADGHALIDLLQKVSEPPPAVGQKVLCRHPFQESKRAYVIPSHVESLYKVYWKSGKICQQLPTLEQVREKVQISLKTLRNDHKRTLNPTPYKVAVSDNLYNFIHDLWLQNAPIGELS
- the Naprt gene encoding nicotinate phosphoribosyltransferase, isoform E, with translation MNDRELGCAGGQFMDRGRMNQNGVVQPLLTDLYQITMAYAYWKSDKTDDTAVFDLFFRNNPFHGEFTIFAGLEECLKFLDSFHYSQSDIEYLKQTLPEGIEHEFFEYLGNLTARDVTLYAIDEGTVAFPRVPIIKIEGPLIIVQLLETTLLTLVNYASLMATNAARYRMVAGKHVKLLEFGLRRAQGPDGGLSASKYSYTGGFDGTSNVLAGKLFNIPVKGTHAHAYITSFSSIGELKTRLIKHKQTGILEDLLEHAVRHRALLSHLLDVSTEESSEGELAAMVSYAIAFPDGFMALVDTYDVKSRETEQANTEPKHINDIKSENSPPKPKASPSTNGHQNGQGVGHVNGHKTTNGHQNGSAQNNGSRTPKDTDIQDTSTSTTTTKTTATATGTLKTTTTVSNGTAYLPKYVEKSFRSGLLNFSAVALALNDLGYHALGIRIDSGDLAYLSCLARETFEKVAERFKVPWFNKLTIVASNDINEDTILSLNEQGHKIDCFGIGTHLVTCQRQPALGCVYKLVEINGQPRIKLSQDVEKVTMPGNKNAYRLYSADGHALIDLLQKVSEPPPAVGQKVLCRHPFQESKRAYVIPSHVESLYKVYWKSGKICQQLPTLEQVREKVQISLKTLRNDHKRTLNPTPYKVAVSDNLYNFIHDLWLQNAPIGELS
- the Naprt gene encoding nicotinate phosphoribosyltransferase, isoform H, producing MNDRELGCAGGQFMDRGRMNQNGVVQPLLTDLYQITMAYAYWKSDKTDDTAVFDLFFRNNPFHGEFTIFAGLEECLKFLDSFHYSQSDIEYLKQTLPEGIEHEFFEYLGNLTARDVTLYAIDEGTVAFPRVPIIKIEGPLIIVQLLETTLLTLVNYASLMATNAARYRMVAGKHVKLLEFGLRRAQGPDGGLSASKYSYTGGFDGTSNVLAGKLFNIPVKGTHAHAYITSFSSIGELKTRLIKHKQTGILEDLLEHAVRHRALLSHLLDVSTEESSEGELAAMVSYAIAFPDGFMALVDTRETEQANTEPKHINDIKSENSPPKPKASPSTNGHQNGQGVGHVNGHKTTNGHQNGSAQNNGSRTPKDTDIQDTSTSTTTTKTTATATGTLKTTTTVSNGTAYLPKYVEKSFRSGLLNFSAVALALNDLGYHALGIRIDSGDLAYLSCLARETFEKVAERFKVPWFNKLTIVASNDINEDTILSLNEQGHKIDCFGIGTHLVTCQRQPALGCVYKLVEINGQPRIKLSQDVEKVTMPGNKNAYRLYSADGHALIDLLQKVSEPPPAVGQKVLCRHPFQESKRAYVIPSHVESLYKVYWKSGKICQQLPTLEQVREKVQISLKTLRNDHKRTLNPTPYKVAVSDNLYNFIHDLWLQNAPIGELS
- the Naprt gene encoding nicotinate phosphoribosyltransferase, isoform A yields the protein MNDRELGCAGGQFMDRGRMNQNGVVQPLLTDLYQITMAYAYWKSDKTDDTAVFDLFFRNNPFHGEFTIFAGLEECLKFLDSFHYSQSDIEYLKQTLPEGIEHEFFEYLGNLTARDVTLYAIDEGTVAFPRVPIIKIEGPLIIVQLLETTLLTLVNYASLMATNAARYRMVAGKHVKLLEFGLRRAQGPDGGLSASKYSYTGGFDGTSNVLAGKLFNIPVKGTHAHAYITSFSSIGELKTRLIKHKQTGILEDLLEHAVRHRALLSHLLDVSTEESSEGELAAMVSYAIAFPDGFMALVDTYDVKRSGLLNFSAVALALNDLGYHALGIRIDSGDLAYLSCLARETFEKVAERFKVPWFNKLTIVASNDINEDTILSLNEQGHKIDCFGIGTHLVTCQRQPALGCVYKLVEINGQPRIKLSQDVEKVTMPGNKNAYRLYSADGHALIDLLQKVSEPPPAVGQKVLCRHPFQESKRAYVIPSHVESLYKVYWKSGKICQQLPTLEQVREKVQISLKTLRNDHKRTLNPTPYKVAVSDNLYNFIHDLWLQNAPIGELS
- the Naprt gene encoding nicotinate phosphoribosyltransferase, isoform I; the encoded protein is MNDRELGCAGGQFMDRGRMNQNGVVQPLLTDLYQITMAYAYWKSDKTDDTAVFDLFFRNNPFHGEFTIFAGLEECLKFLDSFHYSQSDIEYLKQTLPEGIEHEFFEYLGNLTARDVTLYAIDEGTVAFPRVPIIKIEGPLIIVQLLETTLLTLVNYASLMATNAARYRMVAGKHVKLLEFGLRRAQGPDGGLSASKYSYTGGFDGTSNVLAGKLFNIPVKGTHAHAYITSFSSIGELKTRLIKHKQTGILEDLLEHAVRHRALLSHLLDVSTEESSEGELAAMVSYAIAFPDGFMALVDTYDVKSRETEQANTEPKHINDIKSENSPPKPKASPSTNGHQNGQGVGHVNGHKTTNGHQNGSAQNNGSRTPKDTDIQDTSTSTTTTKTTATATGTLKTTTTVSNGTAYLPKYVEKSFRSSRVGTNPGNRFEQ